One genomic segment of Hevea brasiliensis isolate MT/VB/25A 57/8 chromosome 3, ASM3005281v1, whole genome shotgun sequence includes these proteins:
- the LOC110659769 gene encoding uncharacterized protein LOC110659769: MALGLKFLLLSSLSSHSPAFIVHNSPNYKSPSNFPSPNLNKKAPSQQLTPASSNPTRSRFCISYRYNYNTQYEDEDEDCCSFDEAVALFNTREYYKCHDFLEALWIKAEDPTRTLVHGILQCAVGFHHLFNQNHKGAMMELGEGLCKLRKMNFQSGPFHQFEQDISAVLQFIYQTQIELAACTDDLCLAMDQSERSYQLLGRYGAGQLLYNIEKDPMDGSMCIVFCPRKSYASADPPRVKLPILEATKQHLVAHQP, translated from the exons ATGGCACTTGGCCTCAAATTCCTTCTCTTGTCATCACTATCCTCTCATTCTCCAGCTTTCATTGTGCATAATTCACCAAACTACAAGTCGCCAAGCAATTTTCCTTCCCCTAATCTCAATAAGAAGGCTCCATCACAGCAACTCACTCCAGCTAGTAGCAACCCCACCAGAAGTCGCTTTTGCATCTCATACAGATATAACTACAACACACAATAcgaagatgaagatgaagattGCTGCAGCTTTGACGAAGCGGTTGCTCTTTTCAACACGAGAGAATACTACAAGTGCCATGACTTTCTTGAAGCTCTCTGGATAAAAGCTGAAGATCCCACCAGAACTCTCGTTCATGGGATTCTGCAATGCGCTGTTGGATTTCATCATCTCTTTAACCAG aatCATAAAGGGGCAATGATGGAGCTGGGAGAGGGACTGTGTAAGCTTAGAAAGATGAATTTTCAGAGCGGACCATTTCATCAGTTTGAGCAAGACATTTCTGCTGTTCTCCAATTTATTTATCAAACCCAGATTGAACTTGCTGCTT GCACAGATGATCTATGTCTGGCCATGGACCAATCAGAAAGGTCATACCAACTTCTTGGGAGATATGGTGCTGGGCAGCTTTTATATAATATAGAAAAAGATCCTATGGATGGTAGTATGTGCATTGTATTCTGTCCTCGTAAATCTTATGCTTCTGCTGACCCTCCCAGAGTAAAGCTTCCCATTCTTGAGGCTACGAAACAACATCTTGTGGCCCACCAGCCCTAA